CTTCATAAACACTAATGAGGACGGCCAACAAGGATAGACAGCGCAGCATAATCTATGGAGTACTTAAGGAAGAGAGTGGCtgatgatttatatatatatatatatatatatatatatatatatatatatatatatatatatatgactaagAGGGATTAGAATTTCTCATAAATTTGTTAACTAGCACTCTTGCCCTAGTCTTGTTAATCTCTCAAACTAAACAAATAACGGCATATCAACGTCAAAATTACTTTGTCCAGGATAAACAAATTGAATTACATAAATTTTAATCAAGGAATTAAAACTGAATAGAGAAATAAAGGCGTCGTATCAAAGTGTCTGAAAGCCGAGATGGCAGAGATTAGTGAGGATCAAAAATGCATAAAGCAAGGTCGAAGACAagtaaaatttgaaaagctgaATTAATCACAACTTTTGCAGCTTCAAATGGAGATGGAGACATTGGAGCCATGACCCAAGCAGTAGATATACCTGGAAGCAATTTATATGTTAATTCCCTGATTAGTACTTAAACATAAATGTTTCATAAAATATTGAAAAGGTAGTTTAGGGTTAATTTATCTTACTGTTTCTCATCAAAACCTCTCTCTCAATTTCCTTTGGCCCTCTCTAATGCAATTTTGTTCCTCACTGATCTTTGCCATCTCGGCCTTCAATCGCTTGACGCCATGCCTTTGTTTCCCTATTCAGTCCTCTGCATGCCCTAACGTCCCTGTACTTGCTCTTACTGCGAGGGAGGCAATGAGAAAGCTTCACCAGGGATGTCCATATATATAGAATCTCCAAATATTAATAATCCACAAAAGTCATGCTCAAACCGCGGTGGACTTGGAAGTTAGGTTGCCAATTGACTTGATACGCGTCGTGTACCATTTTTCTAACTTGAGTCTTTCATATCAATTCATTACTTTACGATTctgctgatatatatatatcccctgATGTTTGTCTTGTAGACTCTCTCTTGACGCGTTGGagtttcattatttattttgtttggatCGATTCAACTCagaatttttcattgtttcctcCAATTTGTATGTAAACAACTTAAGAATAGTCATTGTGTTTTCACGGAAAATTAACCTTTTACAGTGGTTGGTGGGCCTTCAAATAGGAAAAGTCATACAAAATTGTTGAAAGTCAACCTCGAGATACAAGATATTCATATCTATATACAACGCTTAAGAGTTTAGAGACGAATATGTGATCCAATGATAGCGTTACACCTAGATATTACATGTTCAATTCATAAAAATAGCCTCTCCACGTATAGTGTCGTCCTCGGTTATCAAACAAATATTTGTGTACATCTTTTTTGTCATCAACCCCAAACCCAATGCACGATCCTTATACATagatgttgtttacctttagaTAATACTTGAGAGCGTATATGTCGTGCGATGgctaataagaaaaaaaaaacattaaagattcatatatatgtatatagtatatatagtatttgttaaaacttaaaatctgTATTTTTTAGGTACTTCCTCCAGACCGACCAATTCGTATAAAAATTAGAGATATTATATTCTGGTGATAAAAATTGCACACAATAGGCCGTAATATCCCAATTCATTTGGAAGAGTAAGTGTAATTGCTTGTTAGGTAATTGTTATACCACATTCCAACCTTTCATAATGTTggagaaaaatgaaatttagaGCTTGTTTGGTTCATGAATTTGGAGATGGAAATGAAAATAGGATCTCAAGAAAACTATTTTCTTGACATTTTTCATTCCTTGTCAATATTTGAATGATAGTGTCATACTACTAGCTCCATGTTTggtttaagtaaaaaaaaatccaatgaaATAATATTTAGATTACTGAAATACctttattatcatatatattttaaatgatatattaaacaattattttACGAcatagtaaaaataaaaaaataattttttttttatttttatgtgatcACATCTactcaatgaaaaataaaataatataaaaacgaCATATTTTAAACACAATTTCATAATTTAGAAATTATgtgtttttcaaaattaaattataaatatttaattaaaaacaaGCAAGTATTTCGAGGATTATTCTATTTTtaagagaaatagagaattcCTCATTTGCAAGTAATTTAGCTTTCCATGGAATTTTAAATTCTAAGGAtttcaatcaaacaaatatagtaatcattagaaaaagaaaaactcttaTTTCTAAAAATTAGATTTCCATAAACCAAACGAACACTTGGTATATATTCATACCACATTTATGCTATATCTTGCTCGAATACAAAGTAAAGAATGAAAATTGTCCGAGAATGAGTAcataattcaattaaaaataaaactaacGATGAACAGTAGTTGTAATAATTTGTTCATTGAACTCAAACGTTTAATTTTACAAATAAAAAGTAATATACACGTAGTTCAAATCATCATTTCTCTCAATCCAACCCCTCACATATAGCACTGCAACCTGTCCATAAATCACCAGAATCTGCAGCAAAAAAATGACTATTTCAATTACCagtacaagttttttttttgatagaaacaAGAACAGTTCATTATGGTAAATGAGAAGAGTCCTTAAGTTAAGGAGGTAGAAATACAATTTGGGTACTCCTCGAGACCGGTACAAGTtttaaatatacaaacatatcTATCGTTAGGGGTGGAAAAAAATTGGTATCAGGTCGGACAAGAACACGTTTTTACATAATATTTACATGTTTAAATCCTAACATGGATTGGGTTtcggacgtatttaattgaccaaactcggATTTGTTTAAATCTAGATAAGTAAAtcagaaaataatgtaatatgGGCTAGGGCCCGGATAAGTAAATTAGACAATAATTAATGTAATTTGcgttagggtccggacaagtaaatcatacAAAGTTTCTATGTTTGGACCATGACTTAAACCGGACAAAAACTTTGTGTTTGGACtcagatttcggacatataacttatatacaaacttggtttaatccaaGTCGGACCAATTCGGTCATCCGAACCAGACGGAGTTTTGCAATCCCTATCTATCATTATATCTGTAACTTCATGATTTGATAATAtcacaatcaatcaaattatataagaagaaaaaggatGAGAGTTTTCACTTACCATTACATGTTTTTTTGTGTCCAGCATCAAGATCGTTGTGTATTTTCTCACATAATGCATCAACTTGTACTTTGAGAAACTTATTCTCATGCTCCAAATTTCCAATTTCATGCAGAAGTTGTACTTTGTTCGTCAACCAATCCTCCCAATTATTCTGCTTTAATATCATGATCTCAttctgaagctttttaatcTCAAGCCGGTGATTCTCATTGCTCGACACATCATCCTATCCAAGACACAAATTGACGCAACCGAAAGTTTGAAACTCAAAGAGttgaataaaatcaaaattcttaTTGAAGGCAAAAGCAATATATTCTTTCCAAAACTCTCctaatgacatatatatatatatatatatatatatgaataagaaaCCCTAATAAGTCTAGAAAACCGAACACTACTTGAAAACAAATAAGGAAATCCAAAtgaaactaaaacaaaacacCTCCGCGGAGAGGTTAAACGCCGTTTCCTGGTCCTAATTTGAACTCTTCAACCTGGTGAAACCCGGGTTGCCCTAGGTGAATTTCAAATCAAtccttaaaaatatattatgggCCTCATAACTCCAAGCGGAACAAAACTTATGGCCACTTTTAGATTTACCAATAAACCACTAAACCGGACTTCGTTTTTTGACCTTTCGACGCTCCATACAATCCAGAAACTCATTTGCAAAGACATCCACGTCACAAATTCCATAAACCCCAAATCCACACTAACCATATATGGTTAACCAAACTTCACAATACAAATTCGTAAACCCCAAATCCACACTAACGATATATGGTTAACAAATATTTTAGAacaaatttacttttttttagtaACCAAGAAGACATCATATAAGTTTGCCCTTTGGACAACCGACATAGACCTAAACTTGGGTCATCAAGTCCGCGCGCAAagaaatttctcacttgacgaTTGGCGACATAGTAAGTCAGGCCAAAACCTAGCATGTCACTACAAGGTATTGAAACCACAACACTAACAATGACTAGCTAACCAAGCTTCACAGAACACAAATTTGTAAATCATCACATCTACACTAAAACAAAATTGTTGACAATGCCACCACAAATATATAGTGCATTTAGTGctatttagagagagagagagagagaggacttGTACTTACTAATTTCTTTAAGAATTGATCAACGAAAATTTGTTGGCTCTTCATGTTTGTCCTCAAATTGCGAATTTCCGTATTTAGGTGCTTTGTCTCGGTTTCTGCCAAATGCAAGCTTTTGTTTATAGATTCTTTTTCCATCATCAAATCCTTATTCTCATCATgcaagattttattttcttgaccAAGCTCATACAACTCACTTTCCATTTTCTTCTTGCTTTCCtacaccaaaaaagaaaagaaaaccaaataaacaaaacaaatttgacaaagaagACAAAACCAAAAAGGATGACAAAAACCTATCCTCCTGATACTGTTTGAGATGAAAAACatatcagaaaaagaaaacaatgccGGATGAATCAATATTTACCCGGCATTTTTCTCGATATCGTTTGtcgatttctttctttttttcattggaTACTGGAGTTTTTCCAGAGTTATTCCTCAGTAGATGTAGAGCCGGCGGATTTTTACTCCCGCGCTTGCGGCCTGAATCACTTGTTCCAGCTTGAGTTGATGCTATTAATCCTTGTTGTGGTTGGTAATTCCACAGAGTTTGTGAAGTTTGATAACTTTGATTCAGTTCTGCATGGATAATATTTATAGAACATGATATGATATGACAACAATTGCCTAAATtagggcatatatatatatatacatatataatctaaatattatattttacctTGATTCGGCCAAGGCAGATCTTTGTGTGATTCTACAAGAGCATTATCTTCAAAATTCATAAAGTTTAATTAGATTCAGACCATATATTGTCTGCATATCAGACATTACTATttagagtaaaaaaaaagaagtggtgAAAACAGAGTCACggacagaacaaaaaaaaacagggCAGGTCAATTCAGTATCAAACAATAAGATCTGAACATTAATTGTATCCTCTAACTCCGCCACCACAATCTAATGACTCACTCATAACGTTGACCCTGAGTCAACCTCTTAGATCGTCGTCTGCATCTACGATCTAAGAACCCAGATCTTACATTTTTGGAAACTACAAAACTCTACAGTTcattaattaaactaaaaaaGTAGTAGCAGCATTAACAACTAACAGAATAAACGGATTTTAACGCAGAAACAGCAAGCACTGCACTTACATGGATGAGTATAAACTGAGACATCATCAAGAATAGCGTAACCTTCCCTGTCATCATACTTTAACCCTTCAGTTTGTCCACGGAGATTCGACGATGAACCAGGGTACTCCATTAATCAACTGCAAGGAGAATCTAATTCGATGGGGTTAAATGCGAATCCAAGATATCAATTGGTacagaaaaacagagagaatacatggatacatatatatacacacagagagACACAGAGAGATCGGTTAGCAAGACAATATTGCGCGCGATGTCGCGCGAATGCTTGCGATTCCGATGATAGGGGAGAGAATCAGCTTGGACGGCTGCTCCACCACATTAGTTTTTTGAGTCAACGGATAAAACTCATTACTGTAGTCAGTATACTGTGTGTTAAGGATGCGCACGTATGTCCTactctgttgtttttt
This genomic window from Tripterygium wilfordii isolate XIE 37 chromosome 9, ASM1340144v1, whole genome shotgun sequence contains:
- the LOC120004824 gene encoding uncharacterized protein LOC120004824 isoform X1: MEYPGSSSNLRGQTEGLKYDDREGYAILDDVSVYTHPYNALVESHKDLPWPNQELNQSYQTSQTLWNYQPQQGLIASTQAGTSDSGRKRGSKNPPALHLLRNNSGKTPVSNEKKKEIDKRYREKCRESKKKMESELYELGQENKILHDENKDLMMEKESINKSLHLAETETKHLNTEIRNLRTNMKSQQIFVDQFLKKLDDVSSNENHRLEIKKLQNEIMILKQNNWEDWLTNKVQLLHEIGNLEHENKFLKVQVDALCEKIHNDLDAGHKKTCNDSGDLWTGCSAICEGLD
- the LOC120004824 gene encoding uncharacterized protein LOC120004824 isoform X2, with product MEYPGSSSNLRGQTEGLKYDDREGYAILDDVSVYTHPYNALVESHKDLPWPNQELNQSYQTSQTLWNYQPQQGLIASTQAGTSDSGRKRGSKNPPALHLLRNNSGKTPVSNEKKKEIDKRYREKCRESKKKMESELYELGQENKILHDENKDLMMEKESINKSLHLAETETKHLNTEIRNLRTNMKSQQIFVDQFLKKLDDVSSNENHRLEIKKLQNEIMILKQNNWEDWLTNKVQLLHEIGNLEHENKFLKVQVDALCEKIHNDLDAGHKKTCNGCSAICEGLD